CGGCTCCGTCTTCACCGACGACCAGCTCGCCCGCATGGTCGTCGACTCCAGCGCGGCCGGGCTGCTCGGCCCCGCGGACGGGGAGCGGCTGCGCGACGCGCTGGAACTGGGCACCCGGCCGGTCGGCGAGATCCTCGTCCCCGTGCCGCGGATGCGCACCGTGGAACACACGATCACCCCGGCCCGGCTGGAACGGCTGGCCGCGGAGGCGGGCTTCTCCCGCTTCCCGGTCACCGGCCCCGACGGCGCCGTCCTGGGCTACCTGCACATCAAGGACACCCTCGGCGCCGCCGACCGCGACCGGCCCTTCCCGCGCACCGCCCTGCACAAGGTCACCCGGGTGCGCATCGACACCCCCCTCGACGACACCCTCACCGCGCTGCGCGCCGAGGGCAGCCACCTCGCCGCCGTAGTCGGCCTGAGCGGCACCGTCCTCGGCTTCGTGACCATGGAGGACGTACTGTCCGAGCTGGTCGGCCCGGCGGCCCCGGTCACCACCTGACCCCCGTCCGCCGGCGCCGGGAACACGATTCCCGCCGGATTCGTTGTCGCGACGTACCACCCGCAGAAGGAGCCACCACTTGTCCGCCAGACCGACGGACCCCTCAGGGGACAGCCCCCGACCATCCCGCCACGCAGTCCCCGGGCGCGGCACACGGCGGGACGACGCCCCCTCGCGATCGGGGCGCCGATGAGCACCGCGAACGCCCTCCTGGGACTGCTGGCCGTGTTCGTGCTGACGGCCGGCACCGGATACTTCGTCGCCCAGGAGTTCGCCTACGTCTCCGCCGACCGCCTGGCCCTGGCCCGTGCCGCCGAGTGCGGTGACCGGAAGGCCGCCCGCGCCCTGAAGGTGCTGGAACGGCTGTCGTTCATGCTGTCGGGCGCCCAGCTCGGCATCACCGTGACCGGACTGGTCGTCGGTTTCATCGCCGAGCCGTCGGTGTCCGCGCTGCTGCGGCCCGCGCTGTCCGGCCTGGGCATCCCCGACGCGGCCGTGAGCGGCATCGCCGTCGTGCTGGCCTTCGTGCTGGCCACGGTCGTGCAGATGGTGCTGGGCGAGCTGGCCCCCAAGAACCTCGCCATCGCCGTGCCCGAGCGGCTCGCCAAGGCGCTGGCCGGCTCCACCCTGGCGTATCTGAAGGTCGTCGGCCCCCTCGTGCACGTCTTCGACGCGGCGGCGAACAGGCTGCTGCGCCGGGCCGGCATCGAACCGGTGGAGGAGCTGCACCACGGCGCCACCCTCGAGGAGCTGGGCCATCTGATCGGCGAGTCCCACGAGCAGGGCGCGCTGCCCAAGGACACCGCGGCGCTGCTCGACCACGCCCTGGAGTTCTCCGAGCGGACCCTGGACGAGGTGATGGTGCCCCGCGTGGACGCCGTCTTCGTCCGCAAGGACGCCACCGCCGCCGAAGCGGTCGAGCTGATCGCCGGGCACGGCCACTCCAACTACCCGGTGCTCGGCGACCACCCCGACGACGTCGACGGCGTCGTCGGCGTGGCCGAGCTGATGCGCCTGCCCGCGGACCGGCTGACCGGCACCACGGCCGGCGAGGTCGCCCGGCGGCCGCTGTTCCTCCCCGACACCCTCCCGCTGCCCGACGCCGTCACCCGGATGAGGGAGCGGGACGACGAGTTCGCCGTCGTCCTGGACGAGCACGGCGGCGTGGCCGGCATCGTCACCTACGAGGACATCGCCGAGGAACTCGTCGGCGACATCGCGGACGAGACCGACACCGTCACCGCGGTCGCCGTCGCGCACGGCGACGGCTGGCTGGTGGACGCCGGCCGCCGCCTGGACGAGGTGGCCGAGGCCACCGGCGTCGAGCTCCCCGAGGAGGAGGACTACGACACCGTGGCCGGCCTGATCGTCGACCGGCTCGGCCGCTTCCCGGCCATCGGGGACCGGCTCACGGTCGGACTGCCCGACGGCGCGGCCGCGGTGATCGACGTACGCACCCTCGACCGGCACGTGCCCGAGCGCGTGCGGATCGAGCGACGGAACATCACGGCGGAGGAGCAGGCATGAGTTTCCCGATGGCGCTCTTCGTCACCGTGCTGCTGCTGATCGGCAGCGGATTCTTCGTGGCCGCCGAGTTCGCGCTGGTCGCCGCCAAGCGGCACCGCATGGAGAAGGCCGCTGCCGACGGCCGCCGCGGCGCCAGGGCGGCCCTCGCCGGAATGCGCGAGCTGTCCCTGATGCTGGCCGGCGCCCAGCTCGGCATCACCGTGTGCACCCTGGGCCTGGGCTCGGTGTCCAAGCCCGCGATCTCGCACGAACTCGACCCGCTGCTGCACGACCTGGGCCTGCCCAGCGCGGTCAGCTACGGCGTCGCCTTCGCCGTCGCCATGATCGTGGTGGTGTTCCTGCACATGGTGGTCGGCGAGATGGCCCCCAAGTCGTGGGCCATCGCCCACCCGGAGCGGTCCGCGATGCTGCTGTCGCCGCCCTTCCGCGCCGTGGTCAAGGTCGTACGGCCGCTGATCCGGCTGCTCAACGCGGTGAGCAACGCCCTGGTACGGCTGTGCCGGGTCACCCCGCGCGACGAGCTGGCCCCCGTCCACGACCGGGAGCAGCTCACCCATCTGGTCGCGGAGTCCGAGCGGCTCGGACTGATCAGTGAGACGGACTCCGAGCTGCTGACGCGTTCGCTGACCGAACCGGAGACCCCGGTGCGGGAGCTGCGGGTGCCGGCCGCCGGGATCGTCTGGGTGGAGGGCGGCGCGGACGTCGACGAGATCCTGCGCGTCGCCGCGGCCCGCGGCCGCACCCGGCTCCTGGTCCGCGAGCACGACACGGTCCTCGGCTCGGTGCACGCCCGTGACGCCCTGGTGGCCCGCGCACGGGGACGGGCGGCCGGCGCCCGCGCCCTGGCCCGTCCGGTGCCCGAGCTGACGGACGACGCCACGGTCGGCGACGCGATCGACCTGATGCGCCGCCGACGGGCCTCGCTCGCCGTGGTCCGCGACGGATCCGGCAGGCTCACCGGCATGGTGAGCCTGGACGATCTGCTGGCCCGTTTCCTGCAGCCGCAGGCGGTGTGACGGCGGCCCCCTGACGGCGCCGCGGCTCACTCGTCCAGCCGGCGGCGCCGCTCGTTGTGCCAGGCGATGGCCCGCCGGATGTCCGCCTCGTGGAGTCCGGTCCGGCGGGCCAGCCGTTCCATGCCGACCACCGGCGGGCCGGACGCCATGACCCGGGCGATCTTGCCCGCCCAGAGCTCCTCCTGGACGAACGGGCGGCGCCCGTACGCCTCGCGGATCACGCCGAGGTGCGCCTCGCAGCAGGCGGTGACGCGGCGCAGACCGTCGTACCGGTCGCGGGTGGGGTGGACCGAGGACGAGTCCGCGACATGGCCGGTCACCGCCTCGTCCGCCGGGAACGTCCTCGCGCAGAGGTCGCACAGCTCCAGCGCGGGGGTGCTCGGACGCCGTGCGTGCTTCCCGCGTTTCCACATCGCAAGCTCCCGGGGCTGGATCCGCTCAGGCTACTGCCCGCCCCCGCCGTCGGCCCGGCGTTCCGGACCGCCGGAGGCCGGCGGACGAGATCACGCCGCGACGGAACGCCCCGGACCTACGACGACGCGTCCCCGCGGGCCAGCGCGGGGTGCGCGGGGGTGCGCGGGGGTGCCCGTGGCGGTCGTGGACAGGCTGCGGCGGTGCTGGCGGTTTGTCGACCGGGGGTGCCGCTCATGGTCCCGGCGGGTGGGGGCGGTGGTCCTCGGGGCCCAGCGCAGGGCGCGCGGCCACCGTGGTGCCCGTGGCGGTCGTGGACGCGGCTGTGGCGGTGCTGCCGGGGTGCCGAGCGGGGGGCCCGCTCAAGGTTCCGGCGGGTGGGGGCGGTGGTTCGCCGGGCCCGGTGCAGGGTGCCGCTCAGGGCCCGGCGCAGGGGACGGTGAGTGCGCCGGCGGCGTCCAGGGCGATGTCCGCGTCGCTGACCCGGTCGAGCGTCTCGCGCAGCCACTCCCGCTCCTCCGGCGGGGCGGCCTCCAGCCGCATCCGCCGCGCCCGCAGCGGCACCATGCGCAGGGCGGCCGTCCGGCCGGTGTCCGCGCCGACCGACAGGAGACAGGCGAGCCGCAGCTCGTCGCGGTACTCCTCGTACCCGGTGATGCCCTCGTAGTCGTCGACGAAGTCGCCGCAGCCGTACAGGACGGGCCGGCCGCGGTACATCTCGACCGGGCGGGGGTGGTGCGAGGAGTGCCCGTGGACGACGTCGGCACCGCCGTCGACCAGCGCGTGCGCGAAGTCGATCTGGCCGCGCGGCACATGGTGGCCCCAGTTGGAACCCCAGTGCACAGACACCACCACGACGTCGCCGGGGCGTTTCGTCCCCTGGATCCGCCGGACGACCGCCTCGGCCGCGGCGGGCGACGGCTCCGCGAGGAACGCCACCCCGGACCGCTCCTCCGTCGCGGCCCAGCCCGGGTGGATGCCGCTCGACATCATCCCCAGGGCGAACACCAGCACCCGGCCGCCCGCCACGGGCACCACGGCCGGCGCGTACGCCGCGCCGTCGTCCCGTCCCGCGCCCGCCGTCCCCAGGCCCGCCCCGGCCAGCACCTCCAGGGTCTCCCGGAGCCCCGGGCGGCCGAAGTCGAGCACATGGTTGTTGGCGAGGACGCACACGTCGGGCCGGGCCGCCGTCAGCGCCGGCACATTGGCCGGACACATCCGGTAGTGGACGGCCTTCCCCGGCGCGAACGCGCCGCTCCGCGTCACGGACGTCTCCAGATTGACGATCCGCACGTCCGGGGCGGCCTCCTCCAGCACCTCCAGCGCCCGGCCCCACGGCCAGGGGAACGGCACCGGGCGGGGGATCGGGCCGTTCACCGCCTCCGCCAGCTCCACATAGCCGCGGGCGTCCCGCACGGACTCCTCCCGCAGCGCGGGATCACCCGGGTGCGGCAGGATCTGGTCGACTCCCCGCCCGAGCATCACATCGCCGCACAGGAACAGCGTCACGGTCCCGGCGCCCATGCCTCCACCGTAGGCCTACGGCACACCGAGTTCGAACAGGACGTACCCGGCGTACGAGCCCGAGGCCACGGCCGCCGTGCCCAGCACCGCGGCCAGCGAGGGCCACTTCAGCCGGCGCATGGCCAGGGACAGCGGGACGAACAGCGGGAACAGCGGGAGCAGATAGCGGGAGACGTTGCCGAAGTACTGCTGGGTGGCCATCACCATCAGATACGACAGCACGGTGTAGACGACGAGGACGACGGGCGGCCGCAGCCGCATCAGCAGCACCGTCAGCACCGGCACCAGCAGCACCACCCCGACCCCGATCATGTCCTCCATGGGCATCGCGAACAGGTAGTCGGTGTGCCCCACCGGCACCGAGGTGAGCACGTCGAGACTGTGCCGCCCGAAGTCGAACTTGTGGGCCCAGGCGCCGTCCTGGAGCTTGTTGTAGCCGCCCCAGTCACCCATCCGGTAGCCGACCCAGCCCAGATAGCCGGCCACGCCCAGCGGGGCGATCAGCACCGCGATCAGCGGGCGCTTCAGACCCTCCTCGCGGCGCCACACCGCGAGCAGCCCGGCGACGGCGAGGGCGGCGACCAGGGTCACGGCGGTGGGCCGGGCGAGCCCCGCGGTGAAGGTCAGCACGCCCGCGGTGAGCCAGCGCCGGGTCATCACGGCGTAGCAGGCCCACGCCGCCAGCGCCGTGTACAGGGACTCCGAGTAGACCGCCCACTCCGCGCCGGAGCCGGGCCACACCGCCCACAGCCCGACGGCGACCAGACCGGCGCGCCGCCCGCCCAGCCGGGCCGTCACCGCGTAGATGCCGAGCGCCGCGACGAACGAGAAGACGACCGACACGGTCATGCCGGCGCCGTACGGGCCGAGCCCGGTGACCTCCGAGACCATCCGCATCAGCGCCGGGTACAGCGGGAAGAAGGCCGCCGAGTTGCCCTTGAGGGTGATCAGACCGGTGGCGCCGGGTATCGGCTCCAGCGCCGGGTCGTAGCCGTGCAGCGCGATCTGCTGGTACCACCAGCCGTCCCAGCTGCCCAGCACGTCCCAGGTGTGGGCGCCGCCGCCGAACCGCGGGTTCTTCTCGCGGAAGTCGCCCGCCGAGTCCAGCAGGTACATGAAGACGGCGAAGCCCACCAGCTTCAGCGCGCCGTACATCGCGAGGACGGGCCCGTAGTGCGCGGCGGCGCGGCGCAGCCGCTCCCGGGGGTCCGGGGCGGCCGGCGGGGCGTCGCCGGGCCCGGGCGGGCTGGACGGGGTGGGGCCGGCCTGGCTGGTCCCGACGGTGGTCATGAGGCGGAGGATCCTGTCGTACGGGAGGAGCGCCGGCCGGGGAACACCCAGGCCCGCAGGAGGAGGAAGCGCAGCAGTGTCGCGGCGAGGTTGGCGGCGACCAGCGTCAGCAGCTCCACGCGGGGGCCGGCGCCGGGCGCGGTGCGGTGCAGCACGGCCAGCGAACCGCTGGTGAGGGCGAGGCCGACCAGGAAGGCCGCCAGCCCCTTGAGCTGATGGCGCAGCACCCCGTCGCGCCCGCGCACCCCGAACGTGAGCCGGCGGTTCGCGGCGGTGTTGGCGACGGCGCTGGCCAGCAGGGCCAGCGCGTTGGCGGTCTGGGCGCCCGCGACGGGCCGCAGCAGGCTGTAGAGCAGCAGGTAGAACAGGGTGCTGGCCACCCCGACGGTGGCGAACCGGATCAGCTGGGGGACCAGGGCGGGCGGCAGCCCGGCGGCCTCGTCGAGTTCCCCGGGCCGGCGCAGCGCCGCCAGCGGAAGCCTGCCGCCGGCCAGCGCGCGCCCCAGCCGGGCCATGCCGCGCAGATCGGCCAGTGCCGTGGCGAGGATGTCGACGCGGCTGTCGGGGTCGTCCACCCAGTCCACCGGCACCTCGTGGATGCGCAGTCCGGCGCGTTCGGCTATCACCAGCAGCTCGGTGTCGAAGAACCACTCCTGGTCCTCGACCAGCGGAAGCAGCCGCTCGGCGACGTCCCGCCGCACCGCCTTGAAGCCGCACTGGGCGTCGGTGAACCTCACCGCGAGGGTGCCGCGCAGCAGCCCGTTGTAGCAGCGGGAGATGATCTCCCGCTTCGGTCCGCGCACCACCCTCGAGCCGCGGGCCAGCCGCGTGCCGATCGCGATGTCCGAGTGCCCGGAGATCAGCGGGGCCACCAGCGGCAACAGGGCAGCCAGGTCGGTGGACAGGTCCACGTCCAGATAGGCGAGCACCGGCGCGGCGGACCGTGACCAGGCGGTGTGCAGGGCACGGCCGCGGCCCTTCTCGTCCAGCCGTATCCACTCCGTCCCGGGCAGCTCCCCGGCCAGCCGCTCGGCGATCAGCGGGGTGCGGTCCGTGCTGGCGTTGTCGGCGACGGTGATCCGGAAGGAGTAGGGGAAGTTCTCCGCGAGGTGCGCGTGGAGCCGCCGGACGCAGGGCTCCAGGTCGTTCTCCTCGTTGTGCACGGGCACCACCACGTCCAGGACGGGCTCCGGATGGTGCGCGGGCAGCGGCGCCCGGCGCGGCAGCGCCGCCGGCACGGCGGATGTGCGGCGGTCGGTCGGTGCCGACCGCCTCGCGGTTCTCATGACGGCTTCACAGTCTCTTTCCGGCGTACGGCATGACGGGCCCTGGTGCGGGCTGCCGCGCCCGAGTGACGGTCGGGGGAAACGGCCCGGGGACGGGGTCGCCCACGGACGGGGCTTGCGCGGCGGGTGCTAACCGCTGTCCGCCGTATCCTCTCCGGTCGGGGCGGAGGGCCCCCGCGCGGGTGGGGTGGACGGCGGTGGGGTCGGGGTCGGCGAGGAGTCCGGCGGGGGCGCCGTCGTGGGCCGCCGGGTGCTCGTGGGCGTCCCGGCCGGCGGGAGCGAGGACGTCGCGGTGTCGTGTCCGGGCGCCGTGCCGCCGGCGACCGTGGTCTCCGGGGTACTCGTCGGCGGCGCCGACGTGCTCGGCAGGGGCGTCTGTCCGGAGTGCGTCGGCGCCGGGGACGCCGGCGGTGTCGGACTGGTCGCGGGCCGGGGCCGCTGGTCGGCGGGCGGCGCGGACCGGGAGTCGGTGCCGGGCAGCACGGCGAGCGCGACGCTCAGCCCGGCCACCGCGAGGGCCGAGCCGCCGGCCCGCCACAGCGTCCGGGTCCGGCGGCGCACCCGGATGCCCTCGTACAGGCGCCGCCGGTGCTCGGGCCGGAAGGGGGCCGGCTGCCGGGCGTCGTGCATCAGGCGCGTCAGCTCGCGCTCGAAGTCGTTCATCGCTTCTCCCCTCACCCCACGGGCCTGACGGACTCGGAAAGGATCTGCCGCAGCCGCGCCACCCCGCGCGACGCGTGGGAGCGCGCGGTACCCACCGGACAGCCCAGGGCCTGTGCCACCTGGCCCTCCGGCAGGTCCTCGTAGTAGCGCAGCACCACCGCGGCCCGCTGCCGGGGCGGCAGCAGCGCCAGCGCGGCCTCCAGCCGGGAGCGTTCCGCGACGGCCGAGGACACGTCACCGGGTCCGGGCCGGTCGGGCAGCTCGCCCACCGGGCGCTCACCCCACCAGCGCCGCCGGGCCGAACGGGCCGCCATCCGCACCAGCACCTGGCGCACATACGCCTCCGGGGCCTGCTCGGCGACCCTCGGCCAGGCGAACCACAGCTTCACCAGGGCCTCCTGCACGAGGTCCTCGGCACGCTGGCGGTCGCCGCCGGTGAGCAGACGCGCGACGTGGAGCAGCGCCGACCAGCGGGCAGCCACGAACTCCTCGAAGCCGTCTGCCCGAAACCGCTCCATCCCCACCGCCCCGTGTTCCGAACAAGCCCTTACACCTCAGACAAAGACTCATGGCCCGGCGAAACGATGCACCGAAGTGCTGTGATCCACCTCACTTCACGCAGACGAAGGGGCGGGCCGGGGTCCATGACCCGCGGCCCGCCCCTGTGGGGGACGGGGTGTCCGTCCTGCTCTCCGCCCGGCGGTCAGGTGCGGCCCGGTCCGCCGCTGCCGAAGGACCCGCCGCCTCCCTCGTTCCAGCGGGGCCGGTCCTGCGACGCGCTCGTGCGGGTGCCGGCGTTGCCGTGGCCGGTCAGATCGTGCGGCAGCAGACGCTCGTCACTTCTGGGCATCTCGTCCGGCTCGCGCACCTCCTGCACCTCCCGCACCGGACCCCCGTCGGGCACCCGGGGCTGCTCCTCCGGGCGGGGCCGGCGCGAGTCGTTCCTGACCTTGCGGCTGCCCAGGACGAACATGCCGATCAGCAGGGCGAGCACCGCCACCCCCGCCACCACGAGCCCGATCCCGAGGGCGCCGCGGCCCGCCGCGAGGTCGGCCGATTCCATCCATCCGGTGTTCATCATGGCGCGCGGGTACCCCCGGTCCCCGTCCGCGAACCGGCTCGCCGCACGGTGACGCCCGCCCGCCGCGGCGGGTTTGACGGCCGGTGCGGCGGCTACCCGCGCGGAGTGACGACGACATCCGAGAAGGAGTTGTTTCGGTTCCTGGAGGACCGGTTCGCCTGCGCCCAGGCGTGCACCGAGTGCGCGCGGGCCTGCGCCACGCGGGCCGGCCTGGTGGACCCGGACGGCACCGAGAACCAGGAACTCGTGCGGCGCAAGGGCATCATGTGCGCGGAGGTCTGCGACGCGACCTGCCGGATGCTCTCCGAGCAGAACCAGGTGGACGAGGCGGCCATCCGCGTCCAGGTGGAGTGGTGCCGGCAGGTGTGCCTGGAGAGCGCGCAGGCCTTCGACGGGCACGCCGGGGCGGAACGCACGGCACAGGAGTGCCGTTCCTGCGCACGGGCCTGCACGGAGTTCCTCGCCACCCTGAACTGACCCTTAGCCGTCCGCGCGTCCGCCGCGACGCCCCCGGTCGGGCACGGTACAAATCCGGGCGAGCCGTCGCCATACTGGACGAGCCAGGGGAGGGCGGGGCGGACTGCGACGGGGGCGGGCGGGGAGATGGGGGACGGCGGGCTGATCCACGGCAGGTACCGGCTGCTGGACCGGATCGGGCGCGGCGGCATGGGGGAGGTCTGGCGGGCACGGGACGAGTCACTGGGGCGGCACGTCGCCGTGAAGTGCCTCAAACCCGCCGGACCGCAGCAGGACCAGTCGTTCGGACGGGTGCTGCGCGAACGGTTCCGCCGGGAGGCCCGGGTGGCCGCGGCGCTCCAGCACCGGGGGATCACCGTGGTGCACGACTTCGGCGAGTCCGAGGGCGTGCTGTACCTGGTGATGGAACTGCTCCAGGGCCGCGACCTCAGCCGGCTGCTGGAGGACAACAAGCAGCATCCGCTGCCGGTCGACGAGGTGGTGGAGATCGCCGACCAGGTCGCCGCGGCCCTCGCCCACACCCATGACCAGGGCATCGTGCACCGGGACCTCAAGCCCGCCAACATCGTGCGCCTCGACGACGGCACGGTGAAGATCTGCGACTTCGGCATCGCCCGGCTCGGCCACGACATCGGCTTCACCGCGCGGCTGACCGGTACCGGCGTCGCGATGGGCACCCCGCACTACATGTCGCCCGAGCAGATCAGCGGCTCGGAGGTGGACCGGCGCAGCGACCTCTACTCCTTCGGGTGCGTGCTGTACGAGATCGCCACCGGAGTGCCCCCGTTCGACCTCGACGACGCCTGGGCGATCCTCGTCGGCCACCGGGACACACCGCCCCGGCCGCCGCGCCGCCACCGCGCCGACCTGCCGGAGCGCCTGGAGCGCATCATCCTCGACCTGCTGGCCAAGGAGCCCGGCGAGCGCCCGGACAGCGCCCGCGAACTGGCCCGCCGGATCGGCGCGCTGCGGGCCGCACCGGCCGCCGCGCCGGCCCGCGCGGAGCTGGTGGCGGTGCCGGTACCCGCCGGACGTGCCGCCCGGCTGCCTTCCTGGACCCGCGGCATGACCACCGGGCACAAGGCGGCCGGCGCCGCACCGCGCACCCCTTCCCCGGACCCGGCCGGCGCTCTGTCCGGCGAGTGGACCGCCCGCCCCGCGCCGGAGACGCCGGCCACCCTCGCCGGACGGCACCACGCGGGCCTGACCCTGGGCCGCCTCGGCCGCTGGACGGAGGCGGAGGAGGTGCACCGCGCGGTCGCCGCCGAGCGCGAGCGGCTCCTCGGGCCCGACCACCCCGACACCCTCGCCAGCCGCTACGAGGTCGCGTTCGCCCTCAGCCGCACCGGCCGCGCCGCCGACGCGCTGCGCGCCTACAAGGACGTCGCCGGGGCCCGCATCCGCGCGCTGGGCGCCGACCACCCCGACACCCTGGCCGCCCGCCAGGAGATGGGGTACGTCCTCGGCCGGCTGGGCCGCCCCTTCGACGCCCACCAGGTCTATCTGTCGGTGCTCGCCGCCCGCGAGCGCACCATGGGCCCCGACCACCCCGACACCCTGCGCTGCCGCCACAACCTCGCCTTCAACCTCGGCCGGCTCGGCCGCCCGCAGGACGCGCACGGCATGGCCTGCGAGGTGGCGGCCGCCCGCGCCAGGGTGCTCGGACCCGAGCACCCCGACACCCTCGTCACCCGGTACGAGGTCGCCTACGCCCTCGGCCGGCTGGGCCGCTGGACCGAGGCCCTGGAGACCTACCGCGAGGTCGCCGGGGCCCGCGCCCGGGCCCTCGGCCCGGACCACGCCGACACCCTCGCCGCCCGCCACGAGACCGGCGTCGCCCTGGGCCGGCTCGGCCGCGCCGCCGAGGCCCTGGACCACTACCGCGCCCTTGTCGAGGACCTCACCCGCGTCCAGGGCCCCGCCCACCCCGGGACCCTGCGCGCCCGGCACGGCATCTGCGTCGGCCTCGGCCGGCTGGGGCGCTGGACCGAGGCCCTCGCGGAGTCCCGCGACGTGTACGCGCGGCGCGCGCACGTCCTGGGAGCCGACCACCCGGACACGCTGGTCAGCCGCCGCGAGGTCGCCGTGGGGCTGGGCTGGCTGGGTCGCTGGGCGGACGCCCTGGACGAGTACCGCGGCGTCGCGGAGGCCCGGGAACGCGTCCTCGGCGCGGACCACGCCGACACCCTCGCCGCCCGCACCGACGAGGCCCACTGCCTGGAGCGGCTGGGCCGCGGCGAGGAGGCGGCCGAGCTGTACCGCCGGGTGGCGGCGGTGCGCCGGCAGTGGGCGGCCGGCGGGGCATGACGCCGCACGGCCTCTGGCCGGTGCGGATCGGCGCGTGTTACGAAGGACCATGACCGCACCCCGGCCCACCGGCGCGTACGACGCCGTCATCGTCGGCGGAGGCCACAACGGCCTCGTCGCCGCCGCCTACCTCGCCCGCGCCGGCCGCTCCGTGCTGGTGCTGGAGCGGCTGGACCACACCGGCGGGGCGGCGGTGTCCACCCGCCCGTTCACCGGGGTCGACGCCCGGCTGTCCCGGTACTCCTACCTGGTCAGCCTGCTGCCCAGGAAGATCGTCGACGACCTCGGCCTCGACGTCCGGCTGCGCACCCGCGACATCTCCTCGTACACCCCCGCCGAACGCGACGGACGCCCCACCGGGCTGCTCGTCGGCGGCGGCGAGCGGCGTACCCGCGAGGCGTTCGCCCGGCTGACCGGCTCCGACGACGAGTACCGGGCCTGGCAGCGCTTCTACGACATGACCGGCCGGGTCGCCCGCGGCGTCTTCCCGACCCTCACCGAACCCCTGCCCACCCGCGACGAACTGCGCCGCGCCGTCGGCGACGAGGAGGCCTGGCGGACCCTCTTCGAGGAACCCCTCGGCGTCGCCGTCGAGGAGCGCTTCACCGACGACCTGGTGCGCGGTGTCGTCCTCACCGACGCCCTCATCGGCACCTTCGCCGACGCCCACGACCCCACCCTGAGGCAGAACCGCTGCTTCCTCTACCACGTCATCGGCGGCGGCACCGGCGCCTGGGACGTGCCCGTCGGAGGCATGGGCGCCCTCACCGACGCGCTGGCCGGTGCCGCGCGCGCCGCCGGAGCGGTCGTCGCCACCGGCCACGAGGCGGTGCGCGTCAAGACCGACGGCCGCACGGCCGAGGTCACCCACCGCTCGGCCGGCGGCGAGGGCGTCGCCGCGGCGCGGCACGTCCTGGTCAACGCCTCCCCGCGGGAACTCGCCAGGCTCACCGGCGACACGCCCCCGCCGCCCGCCGAGGGCGCCCAGCTCAAGGTGAACATGCTGCTCGAGCGGCTGCCCCGGCTGCGCGACACCTCCGTCGACCCGCGCGAGGCGTTCGCCGGGACCTTCCACATCTCCGAGGGGTACGGGCAGCTGGCCGCCGCGTACGACCGGGCCGCCGCCGGCGAGCTGCCGTCCGCCCCGCCCTCCGAGATCTACTGCCACTCGCTCACCGACCCCACGATCCTCGGCCCGGACCTGGCCGCGCGGGGCTACCAGACGCTCACCCTTTTCGGACTGCACACCCCCGCCCGGCTGTTCGAGCGGGACAACGACGCCGTACGCGAGGAACTCCTGAAGTCGACGCTCGCCCAGCTCGACGCCCATCTGGCCGAACCGCTCGCCGACTGCCTGGCCACCGACGCCGACGGACGGCCCTGCCTGGAGGCGCGGTCCCCGCTGGACCTGGAGCGCGACCTCGGACTGCCCGGCGGCAACATCTTCCACCGCGAACTGTCCTGGCCCTACGCCCAGGAGGGCACCGGCCGCTGGGGCGTGGAGACCCGGCACGCCAACGTCCTGCTGTGCGGCGCGGGCGCGGTG
The Streptomyces fungicidicus DNA segment above includes these coding regions:
- a CDS encoding SigE family RNA polymerase sigma factor, whose amino-acid sequence is MERFRADGFEEFVAARWSALLHVARLLTGGDRQRAEDLVQEALVKLWFAWPRVAEQAPEAYVRQVLVRMAARSARRRWWGERPVGELPDRPGPGDVSSAVAERSRLEAALALLPPRQRAAVVLRYYEDLPEGQVAQALGCPVGTARSHASRGVARLRQILSESVRPVG
- a CDS encoding serine/threonine-protein kinase; this translates as MGDGGLIHGRYRLLDRIGRGGMGEVWRARDESLGRHVAVKCLKPAGPQQDQSFGRVLRERFRREARVAAALQHRGITVVHDFGESEGVLYLVMELLQGRDLSRLLEDNKQHPLPVDEVVEIADQVAAALAHTHDQGIVHRDLKPANIVRLDDGTVKICDFGIARLGHDIGFTARLTGTGVAMGTPHYMSPEQISGSEVDRRSDLYSFGCVLYEIATGVPPFDLDDAWAILVGHRDTPPRPPRRHRADLPERLERIILDLLAKEPGERPDSARELARRIGALRAAPAAAPARAELVAVPVPAGRAARLPSWTRGMTTGHKAAGAAPRTPSPDPAGALSGEWTARPAPETPATLAGRHHAGLTLGRLGRWTEAEEVHRAVAAERERLLGPDHPDTLASRYEVAFALSRTGRAADALRAYKDVAGARIRALGADHPDTLAARQEMGYVLGRLGRPFDAHQVYLSVLAARERTMGPDHPDTLRCRHNLAFNLGRLGRPQDAHGMACEVAAARARVLGPEHPDTLVTRYEVAYALGRLGRWTEALETYREVAGARARALGPDHADTLAARHETGVALGRLGRAAEALDHYRALVEDLTRVQGPAHPGTLRARHGICVGLGRLGRWTEALAESRDVYARRAHVLGADHPDTLVSRREVAVGLGWLGRWADALDEYRGVAEARERVLGADHADTLAARTDEAHCLERLGRGEEAAELYRRVAAVRRQWAAGGA
- a CDS encoding DUF6479 family protein, with translation MESADLAAGRGALGIGLVVAGVAVLALLIGMFVLGSRKVRNDSRRPRPEEQPRVPDGGPVREVQEVREPDEMPRSDERLLPHDLTGHGNAGTRTSASQDRPRWNEGGGGSFGSGGPGRT
- a CDS encoding ferredoxin, with product MTTTSEKELFRFLEDRFACAQACTECARACATRAGLVDPDGTENQELVRRKGIMCAEVCDATCRMLSEQNQVDEAAIRVQVEWCRQVCLESAQAFDGHAGAERTAQECRSCARACTEFLATLN
- a CDS encoding phytoene desaturase family protein gives rise to the protein MTAPRPTGAYDAVIVGGGHNGLVAAAYLARAGRSVLVLERLDHTGGAAVSTRPFTGVDARLSRYSYLVSLLPRKIVDDLGLDVRLRTRDISSYTPAERDGRPTGLLVGGGERRTREAFARLTGSDDEYRAWQRFYDMTGRVARGVFPTLTEPLPTRDELRRAVGDEEAWRTLFEEPLGVAVEERFTDDLVRGVVLTDALIGTFADAHDPTLRQNRCFLYHVIGGGTGAWDVPVGGMGALTDALAGAARAAGAVVATGHEAVRVKTDGRTAEVTHRSAGGEGVAAARHVLVNASPRELARLTGDTPPPPAEGAQLKVNMLLERLPRLRDTSVDPREAFAGTFHISEGYGQLAAAYDRAAAGELPSAPPSEIYCHSLTDPTILGPDLAARGYQTLTLFGLHTPARLFERDNDAVREELLKSTLAQLDAHLAEPLADCLATDADGRPCLEARSPLDLERDLGLPGGNIFHRELSWPYAQEGTGRWGVETRHANVLLCGAGAVRGGGVSGVPGHNAAMAVLEAGEG